GACCGAGATGCTGGAAGAAGAAGAAGAGTACCTGGATTGGGTTGAAACCCAACTTGGTCTGATTCCAGAAGTAGGCATTGCCAACTATCTGCAAGCACAGATGGGCGACTGAGGAGCAGAACCACCATGCAAGGCAAAACCAGCGTTATCGACGCATTGAACCGGTTGCTCGCAGCAGAACTGACCTCTATTGATCAGTACTTTCTGCACAGCCAGATGTACAAAAACTGGGGTTATCACCGACTGTTTGAGCGCATTGACCATGAGCGCCAGGACGAAATCGGCCACGCCACCAAACTGATGGAACGCATTTTGTTTCTGGAAGGCATGCCTAATGTGGCGGCACGCACTGCCCTGCGCATCGGCACCGATGTTCCGACCATGCTCAAGAATGATCTGGATACCGAATACGAAGTAGCCACTGCACTGAAAGCAACCATTGCCCTGGCCGAACGTGAGCAAGACTATGTCACTCGCGAAATGCTGGTTGAGTTGCTGGATGACACTGAAGTCGATCACGCCCATTGGCTGGAACAACAACTGTTCTTGCTGGGTGCTGTCGGCCTGCACAACTACCTGCAATCGCAAATGGGCAGCGGCAGCCCTACTTGATTGCCAGCGCGATGGCGACGCATTAGCAGAAGTAAGTAAACAAAGTCCTGGCTGAAAACGAAAACAGCCGAGATAAACTCGGCTGTTTTCTGAATTCTGGTCATCAGACCCGTTGATCCGCTCGCGATCAGGCCGCCACGGCGTCCATTTCTTCCCACCCGCGAATGGCCTCAGCTTCAATGGCATCCATCATGGTGTCTTTGGCGCAAGTTGTGCACTGGCCGCAACACGTGCCCGCGCCGGTTGCCATCTGCAACTGCGTAAATGTGCGTGCGCCCTTTTCAACGGCGACATGAATGGCTTTTTCCGTAACCCCATTGCAGATACAGACGTACATCAGAAAGACCCTTGTTACTGATAACTGTTCTCATTATCTTGCAAGAACGATTCTCAATCCAGTAACAATGTCACCTGCCCGATAAACGGCAAGATGCTGAATCCCCCTGAAAACATGCAGTAATATCCCCAACAAACATGCCGTCAATCAAGCCTGCGCAGCGCTGGCACGCGACACCCCAGCCGCGTGATTTTGTGGGGAGCGCCCCGCTCGAAACTCAGGAATCAGACTTCCACGATATGGCAGGCGGGTCTGCAAACTGCCATTCGCGAGCCGGTTTGGGCTTGTCGTATAGATAACCCTGCATGATGTGGCAGCCTATTTCACCCAACTTCTCAGCTTGTTCAAGCAATTCCACCCCTTCTGCCACCAACTCCATGCCGAGCGTGTTTCCCAACGCAACAATGGTCTGGATAATCGCCAGATCATTGGTGTCGTTAAGCATGTCGCGCACAAAAGACTGGTCGATTTTCAGTGTGTCCAGCGGGAAGCGCTTGAGATAGGCAAGACTGGAATAGCCAGTGCCAAAATCATCCAGCGAAATGTTCACGCCTAATTCCTTGAGCGCCACCAATATCTCGCGTGCGGCGTCGGCTTCCCGCATCAAGGTGCCTTCGGTGATTTCCAGTTCCAGCATGGCTGGAGGCAAACCGGTTTCGTTCAGGGTTTCGGCAATCAGCTGCGGCAAATTGCCGGCAGAAAACTGCGCAGCCGAAATATTGACCGACATTTTCAACGGATGCCCTTGAGCCATCCAGCTGGCGGCTTGGCGACAGGCTGTTTCCAGCACCATTTTGCCCAACGGCACAATCAGGCCGGTTTCTTCAGCCAGCGAAATGAACCGCGCCGGCATCAGCAACTCGCCGTCGGTGTTGTACATCCGCACCAGCGCTTCAGCGCCAATCACCTTGCCCTGGCGCGTATCCACTTTGCTTTGGTAGAACACTTCAAAACGTTTTTCCTGCAGCGCTTCACGCAGATGGCGCTCCAGCAAGTGACGGCTTAATACCAGGTCTTCCAGTTCGGTAGAGAAGAAACGGTAGCGATTGCGGCCATCCTGCTTGGCCCGATGCATGGCCACGTCAGCATGCCGCATCAGCGTTTCTTCATCGGAGCTGTCATCCGGAAACAAACTGATCCCCACGCTGATCGACAGATTGAATTGCTTGCCATCGAGTTCAAATGGCTCAGTCATTGCACCCAGCAACTTGGTCGCCGCTTCGTCGGCCTCGGTAATCGAACGCAGCTCCGGCAGCAGAATGACAAACTCGTCACCGCCCAGTCGACCTATCGTGCCACTGGCCGTCAGTACGTTTTCCAGGCGGCGGGCCACTTGACGCAGCAGGTCGTCGCCTGCGGTATAACCAATCGAATCATTTATAAACTTGAAGTAGTCCAGATCGAGCAGCAGCATGGCCACATGTGTCTGGCTCCAGCGAGCCACCTGCAAACCGTGCGAGATACGGTCTTGCAACAGCAAGCGATTGGGAAGCCCGGTGAGCGGATCGTGGCTGGCTAGATAACTCATCTTGATCGCCATGGCGCGCGCTTCGCTGGCATCACGAAACACAATAATTGCGCCGGTAATCTCGCCCGCCTGATTGCGTATCGGGGCAGCGGAATCCTCGACCGCAGATTGCTGGCCACTCAAGGCAATCAAATTGCAATTGAGCGCCATGCCCACGATCCGCGCCTCCTTGAGCGCCAGATAAATCGGATTGCGCAATACGTGGCCGTTATTTGAATCGCGCAATTCCATCACGGTTTCGATGGGTTTGCCCAAGGCATCGGCCGTATGCCAGCCGGTCATTTCCTCGGCGATCGGATTAACAAACGTCACCAATCCTTGCGGATCAGTTGCAATAACGGCATCGCCAATTGAATTGAGCGTAATGCGCATGCGCTCTTTTTCATCCCACAGCGCGCGCTCGGCCAGCTTGCGATCGGTGATATCGGTAAGCACCATCAGCAGCCCTGCCACCGAGCCCAGTTGCCAGTTCGGCACCAGCGTGGTCTGCGCAAAACGGCGGCGGCTGGATGAGGGAAACAGCGTCATCTCCACCGTAACCGTGCGCCCCCGCATGGCTTCCTCCCAGTGCGGCCGCAGTTGCAACAGGGTTTCTTCATTCAACACCGCGTCTAGAGTCATTCCCAACATGCGCGAAGCGGAAATGCCAAACCAGTGCCCCAACTGATCGTTGCAGTAACGGTTATGGGTATCCGCACCCCAAAACGCTACGAATGATGGCAAGTGGTGCACCAGATCGGCCAAATCCCGCCGGGTTTGTGCGAGTTGGTCTTTCTGCCGTTTCAAGGTGAGCTGGTTTTGCACTCGTAGCCGACAAATCGGCACATTGAGCGGCTTGTTCAGAAAATCCAGCCCTCCTGCCGCCAGAGATTGCGTCTCCCAGGACGTGCCTTCATGGGCGGTAACAAAGATCACCGCGCATTCGCTGGTGTAAGGATTAGCCTTGAGCGCGTTGCAAACGGCATACCCATCCATGCCGGGCATTTCGATATCGAGAATGACCAGATCGGGCCGACTGCTATCGGCAACGCGCAAGGCGTCCGGGCCGTTCGTGGCAAAAAGCAGTTCTCCCATGCCTTGCAAGGCATGACTTATCAGCTTGATATTCTCGACTGCGTCATCAACGATCAAGATCGTAGGCTGCGGCCATTGCTCTTCGACAGCAAACACGTTGAATTTCTCTCCAGGCTAAATGGCCATGAATTTGCTATATAGGCATTTACTAATGAAATATCAGCGCCTTTCCTAGATAGCACTTAATTGACGATAAAAACATATTTTTCGCCAAGCTGTCTTCATTGTGAATGCAATTGTTGGCAGCAGACAGCGCACGCACCATCGTGCTAGCGTAGCGCGTTACCGGGAGATCTCTCGCTTGCAATCCAACAACCCCAAATGGTTGCCGCTGGCCATCGTCCTGATTGGCCTGGTGTTCTCTACCGTCCTGGCTCACCGCCAGCAGATTGATAACGAGAAAGCCGCCGAGCGCCGGTTTCTCTCCCGCTCCGGGCGCGCGGTTGATCAAATCAACCTGCAAATGCATATCTATGAATATGGCTTGCGTGGCGCGCGCGGCACCATCATCGGCGCTGGCGGAGCCAACATCACGCGGGACCGCTTCAAAGAATACGGCGAATCGCTGGATATTGGTTCGGAATACCCCGGAGCCCGGGGCTACGGCTTTATCCGGCGGGTAAAACCAGAAGAGGAAGCGGCCTTTATTGCCAGCGAACGCAATCAGGACCATCCGGATTTTCGTATCAGCCAGTTTGCGCCCCATTCCGGGGAAAAATACCTCGTGCAGTATTTTGTGCCCGAAAATGACAAAAATCCGGTCATTGGCCTGGATCTCGCCTCAGAGCCCTCCCGCGAACAAGCGCTGCTGGCTGCAATAAAAAGCGGCACAGCCACGCTTAGCCGTCCCGTTATGCTGACCTTGCCCACTGGGCAATCCAATCGCGGATTCCTGATGGTCTTGCCGGTCTATCGTTCGGGCACCACACCCGCGACGATAGCCGAACGGGAGGCCGCAACCATCGGCTGGGTATACACACCACTGGTGGTCGATGAGGTGATGAAACGGCTGGATTACCGTGACGGTGAGTTATCGGTGACTTTATCCGGCCAGGATTCAACGGGGCAGACAGTTCAGTTTTTTGCCTCGCCCCAGAGCAACCTTTCTGCCATCGGGAACCTGACCTATCAAGCCGACATTCAGCGCTACGGCCAACTTTGGCACGTGCAGATCAAGGCTACGCCGCGTTTTATCCGCAGTCTCAATCTGTTATCACCGCTGGAACCCGCGTTGTTGGTCATGGCCTGCGCGCTGTTGCTGGCCGGGTTAATCTATTTTTACCTGCTCAACGTGAGCCGCCGGCTCAGAGCTTCTGAGGCCCAGTCCAGACTGGCCGCCATTGTCGAAGGCTCCAACGACGCTATTATTGGCAAAACACTGCAAGGCGTAGTCACCAGCTGGAATTCTGCCGCTCAGGCCATGTTCGGGTATTCCGCCCAGGAAGCCATTGGTCGCACCATTCGGGAACTGGTGGTACCGGATGATCGCGCCCAGGAAGAAACTGACATTCTGGATCGGGTCGGACGAGGTGAATCCGTGCCGCACTTTGAAACCATCCGCCAGCGCAAAGATGGCAGCACATTGCCAGTGTCGGTGACCGTCTCGCCTATCCGTGGCGCGCATGGCCAGATTGAAGGCGCGGCCAAAACCGTTCGGGATATCAGCGTTCAGAAGGCGAATGAAGCGCAAATCATGCAGCTCAACGCCACGCTGGAGCAGCAGGTTGAAGAACGGACCATGCAAATCCAGGCTTTCTCTGCCCTGCAACAGGCCATTCTGGATAGCGCTGGTTATTCAATCATTGCCACCGACAGGGACGGCACGATCAAACTGTTCAACCCGGCAGCCGAGCGCCTGCTGGGTTACGAGGCGGGTGAAATGATCGGGCTGGAAACGCCCGCGCTGTTTCACGATCCGGCTGAAGTGGCGGCACGCGCTGCGGTATTAAGTATTGAGCTTGGCCGAGTGGTCGAACCCGGTTTTGAGGTTTTTACCGCCAAAATCCAGCAGGGTAAAACCGACTCCAACGAGTGGACCTACATCAGCAAGGACGGCAAACGCGTCCCGGTTTTGCTGACCACCAGCAGTTTGCGCGACGAGGACGGGAATATCTTTGGTTACCTCGGAATGGCCGTAGACCTGACGACCCACAAGCATGACGAAACCATTCTGCGCCAGGCCAAGGAAAGCGCGGAATCGGCCACTCGGGCTAAGTCGGACTTTCTGGCCAATATGAGTCACGAAATCCGTACGCCCATGAATGCCATTCTCGGCATGTTGCAATTGCTGCAGCAAACCGAGCTAAACAATCGCCAGTACGATTACACCGAAAAAGCCGAATCTGCCGCCAAAGCATTACTTGGTTTGCTCAACGATATTCTGGATTTTTCCAAGGTTGAGGCCGGCAAGCTCGAACTGGACCCGCATCCGTTCATGCTGGACAAACTCCTGCGCGATATCGGGGTGATCTTGTCCGCCAGCGCCGGGCAGAAGGACCTCGAAATCCTGTTTGATATCGACGCGGCAGTTCCTGAAATGGTTGTGGGCGATGCTTTACGTCTGCAACAGGTGCTGATCAATCTTGCCGGCAATGCGATCAAGTTCACCGAACATGGCGAGGTGGTTCTTTCTGTGCGGCTGAAACGACGCAGCAACGACCTGCTCACTATCTTTTTTTCGGTACGCGATACCGGCATTGGCATCAATCCGGAACAACTCGCAGCCGTCTTTGACGGTTTCTCACAGGCCGAAGTGTCCACCACTCGCCGGTTTGGCGGCACGGGTTTGGGGCTGGCCATCAGCCAGCGTCTGGTGCACTTGATGGGTGGGCAGCTTAAGGTTGAAAGTCAGCTCGGCAAAGGCAGTACATTCCATTTTGAAGTGACGCTGCAAGCTGCTGTCCAGGAAGCCATCACGCCTTCGACTTCGGCGCTGGCCAACCTGCGCGGCGTACGGGCACTGGTAGTCGATGACAACGCCAGCGCCCGCGGAGTGATCTCGCGCATGCTGGACTCGCTCGGATGGCATGCCGATCTGGCAGAGTCAGGCGCTGCGGCTTTGTCGTTGCTGGAACAAAGCATTCAACGTGGCCGGGTGTATGACGTCATCTTTGTAGACTGGGCCATGCCGGAAATGGACGGCTGGCAGACAGCCGAACATATCCGCCAGATTTCGCCCGCCAATACTTCACCATTAATCGTCATGGTGACCGCATACGGGCGCGAAATGCTGGCGCAACGCCTGGCCAGCGAGCAAGCCTTGCTGGATGGCTTTCTGGTCAAGCCAATCACAACGTCCACCCTGTTTGATGCGGTAGCTGATGCCCGTGCCAACCAGAACCTGCAGTTCGCCGCGGCTCCTGCCACCCAACCCCGGATGCAACGGTTAACCGGGCTGCGTCTGCTACTGGTTGAAGATAACCCGACCAACCAGCAAGTAGCACGTGAACTGTTACGCAACGAAGGTGCACTGGTGGATGTGGCGGGCGGTGGCATTGAGGGTGTTGCAGCAGTACAAGCGGCTAATCCGCAATATGATGCGGTATTGATGGATATCCAGATGCCGGACATGGATGGCTACGCCGCAACCCGCGAAATCCGCCACAAGCTGGGGCTGCGCACCCTTCCCATCATTGCCATGACCGCCAACGCCATGGCCAGTGATCGCATTGCGTGCCTGGATGCAGGCATGGATGAGCATATCGGCAAGCCTTTCGATCTGAATCAACTGGTTGCAGTGATCAAGCAATTCACCAGGGTTGGCGCCCCGCTGTTGCCAACGCCACCTGCCCTGCAAAAAACCAGCGGCGTCATACCGCAGGCGGCACTCAAACTGTCTGGCGAGCGCGGGCTGGACATCTCGGTGGCACTGGCGCGCTTGGGTGGAGATTTGCCACTGTTCGAATGGGCGCTAGGCAGCTTTCTGGGTGCCAGTACCCAGAACGCCGAACAACTCAAACAATGGCAAGTTGGTGATCCGGAGGACACGCTGGCGCGGCTGCTGCATACGCTCAAAGGCACCGCGGGCACCGTCGGCGCAACTGATCTGGCATTGCAGGTACGGCAAGCGGAAATAGCCATGCGCGAGGGCCAAAACAGCAGCAAACTGAGCGACTTGCTGGTATCCATCCAGGCAGCACTGGAGCAAACCTGCACTGATGTCAAAGCGCTGGCTGATATTTTGCAGGCAGCCAACGCGCCGCCAGCCGCACCGCCGCCGTCCAATCCTCGGTTGGCCGCCGAACTGGAAAATCTGTCCAGGTTGCTGGCGACTGCCAATATGCAGGCCATGCAGGTGTTCGAGCAGATAAAAAATGGCTTGAGCGCGGTCTATCCAGAACACAGCGAAAAAATTGGTCAAGCCATCGATACGCTGGATTTCCAGTCGGCCCACTCACACTGCGAGGACGTGCTGGAACAACTCAAAACCTGACCCGCCCCTCTTGCAGCCAGAAACAAAAAGCCCCGCATAGAGCGGGGCTTTTTGTTGAATACGCCAAGCTTCGGCTTAGTGACCGAACGGGTGACGCAACACGATGGTTTCTTCGCGATCCGGACCAGTCGAAATCATGTCAACCGGGGCTTCGCAAACTTCTTCCACGCGCTTGAGGTAAGCACGGGCGTTAGCTGGCAGGTCTTCCAGCCGTTTGATACCAAAGGTGGATTCTTTCCAGCCCGGCATTTCTTCGTAAACCGGCTCGCAACGGGCGATTTCTTCAGCGCCTACCGGCAGGATATCCACAACCTTGCCATCGACTTTGTAACCGACGCACAGGTTGATGGTTTCAATGCCATCCATCACGTCCAGTTTGGTCACACACAGACCGGAAACACCGTTGATCTGGATTGAGCGCTTGAGCGCAGCCGCGTCGAACCAGCCACAACGACGCGGACGGCCAGTAACCGAACCAAACTCGTTGCCGCGCTTGGCCAGGCCAGCGCCGACTTCGTCAAACAGTTCAGTCGGGAACGGGCCGGAACCCACGCGAGTGGTATATGCCTTTACGATGCCCAGCACGTATTGCAGCATTTGTGGTGCCACACCGGCGCCAGGAGCCGCGGCACCCGCCACACAGTTGGACGACGTCACAAACGGATAAGTACCGTGGTCCACGTCCAGCAGTGTACCTTGTGCGCCCTCAAACAGAATGGCTTTGCCTTCCTTGTTCAGGTCGTACAGGGTGCGTGAGACATCGGCCATCATCGGCTTGATGCGGGCAGCAAAGCTCAGGGTCTGGTCATAGACTTGCTGGAAGTCCAGCGCCGGAGCCTTGAAGTATTGGGTCAGCAGGAAGTTGTAGTACTCAAGGTTTTCCTTGAGCTTGGCCGCAAAGCGCTCTTCGTGGAACAGGTCTTGCAAGCGAATCGCACGACGTGCCACTTTGTCTTCATAAGCCGGGCCGATACCGCGGCCGGTAGTACCGATCTTGGCCTCACCGGCAGCCGATTCGCGAGCCTGGTCCAGCGCAATGTGATACGGCAGGATCAGCGGGCACGCTTCAGAAATGCGCAAGCGGCTGGCGACATCGATACCGGCAGCGCTCAGCTCATCGATTTCCTTGAGCAGCGCTTCAGGCGAAAGAACTACGCCATTGCCAATGAAACATGCTTTGTTCGCATGCAGGATGCCGGACGGGATCAAACGCAAGACGGTTTTCTTGCCGCCCACAACCAGCGTGTGGCCAGCATTGTGACCGCCCTGGAAACGGACAACGCCTTGTGCATGATCGGTCAGCCAATCGACGATCTTGCCCTTGCCTTCGTCACCCCATTGGGTACCAACCACGACTACGTTTCTGCTCATTCAGAACCTCGATTTAACCAGATAAAACAATCGTTTATACGTACAACTCGAAGCAGCCCACCTTTTAGCAGACTGTACGGCGAAAAGCCCGCGCATCAGACAAGCGGATCAACCTGCCACTGCCCGTTTTTAAGAACCAGACGACGATTGACCGCCGCCTCTTCTGGCTTGACGCCCAAATCAATAATTACTGTCTCACCTGCCGCGCGTAACTGGCGCACGGTAGCAATCAGAGTGGCATCGTCACCGGCTGGCGCGAGGATGGCCGCTTTGACTTCGGGGAATGGCAAACGGCTCAGTTCGCGCATATCCAGGCTGAAACCGGTAGCCGGACGTGAACGACCAAATTTCTCACCGACCCGATCATAACGGCCACCGCGTGCAACCGCGTTGGCAAAGCCTTCGGCATAAGCCGCAAATACCAGACCGGTGTGGTAGTCGCTGCTGCGAACTTCGGCCAGATCAAAGCGCACCGGAATCTTGCGAACGGCCAGCGCGCTGGACAGTTGTTCCAGTGCGGCCAGCGCCTCGGCAACGCCTGCGATATTCGGCAATGCGGCGCGAGCACGGGCCAGTACATCGTAACCACCATACAGCGAAGGCAGCGCTTGCAAACCCTTGGCAATCGCCGGATCCAGCCCTGCGGATACTTCACGCAGAGTTGGCAAATCTTTCTGCTGTAGCGCGCTGAAAGTCTGATCGCGCAAATCACCTTTCAAGCCGGCGGCATCGGCCATCGCATGGAACAAACCAATGTGACCAATATCCAGACGCATGTCTTTCAAACCAGCCAGCGCCAGGCTTTCGAACATCAGTTCGATGACTTCAACGTCAGCGGCGACATCAGCGCAGCCATAAATTTCAGCGCCAATTTGGCGCGGTTCACGCGTGGACAAAATGCCGTCCGGTCGAGTATTAACCACCGACCCGGAATAGCACAGCCGCGTTACGCCTTGGCGGTTGAGGATATGCGCATCAATACGCGCCACTTGCGGCGTGATATCCGCCCGCAAACCCATCTGGCGACCGGTCAGTTCGTCTACCAGCTTGAAGGTTTTCAGGTTGAGCGCCGGGTCATCCTGCAAAAACAGCGACTCGACATATTCAACCAGCGGCGGCATGACGAGTTCATAACCGTAGCGGGAGAAAAGATCGAGCAAACCCCGACGCATCGCCTCAATCTGGCGAGCCTCGCGGGGCAGCACGTCGGAAATGTATTCCGGCAAAATCCAGTTGCGCATTGTTCAAACCAAAGCAGATTTTGGAAGCCCGCAACGGGTTGCGGAAAATCCAGACAAACCAAAGCCCTGGCGCGCAGAACGCACCGGGGCTGTGATCTTCAAAGAAAGCATTATCTCATGAATGCAGTGGTTCGCGGGCGAGAACTACCACCGCGAGCGTGCCGAGCGGCAAATCTGCGGAGAAATACCGCAGCCTCGACAGGGCAAAATCGCCCACCTAAGCTGCGGCAATCATCCGTTATTTACCTGGCTTGCCAGCCGCACCGGGGCTCTTCATGTATTTGAAAAACTCGGAGCTTGGGTCTACCACCATCATGTCAGACTTTTTGGAGAAGCTTTGTTTGTAGGCTTCAAGGCTGCGATAGAACGAGTAGAACTCGGGGTTCTTGCCATAAGCATCGCCATAAATGGCGGCTGCCTTGGCATCGCCCTCACCCTTCAAGGTTTGTGCTTGGCTATAGGCATCGGCCAGCAAAACTTCGCGCTGACGATCCGCATCGGCCTTGATCTGCTCGGCTGCAGCAGAACCTTCCGCACGTAGCTGGTTAGCCACGGCTTTACGTTCAGATTGCATGCGCTCGTAGACCGAGTTCAGCGTGCTGTCCTCCAGCTCCACCCGCTTGATCCGCACGTCGACCACGCGCACACCAATCCGCGCGGCATCGGCATCAGCCACTTGCTGCACCTTGGCCATTACCGCATCGCGCTGACCGGAAATCACATCTGCCACGGTGCGTTTACCAAACTCATCGCGCAGCATGTTATTGACTGTATTGCGCAGACGATCACGCGCCTTGCTTTCGTCCAGGCCAACCGCACGGTAGTAGCGCTCGACATCAACGATCTGCCACTTGATGTAGCTATCAACCTTCACGTTCATTTTCTCGATGGTCTGAATCCGGGCAGGTTCAGCTTCATCGATACTTTGAATACGGCGGTCAAAATAACGTACGTCTTGCAACAGCGGCACTTTGAAGAAAATACCTGGCTCTTTCAGCACTCGCTTGAATTCGGAGAACTGGAACACGACGGCGTACTGACGTTGATCCACCGTAAACAGCGAAAGACTCAATACAAAAATAACTACAAGAATGACCGCTATGGTCGGAATGATTCTATTCATGGCCACCCCCTGTTAACGTCCGTCACGAACGCCGCGGTCTGATGCCGCGGGCGTGGCTGCCGCCGTTGCCGGCGTTGCATCTGCAGTATTGTCAGCAGCGGTCGCTGCCTTCGCTGCATCTACAGTCGGGCCGGGGTTGGTCGATTGGATCAGTTTATCTAGCGGCAGATATAACAAGTTGCCGCTGCCTTTCTGATCCACAAGGATTTTGGTGGTGTTCTGGAACATCTGCTGCATGGTGTCCAGATACATCCGCTCACGCGTCACTTGCGGGGCCTTGGCATATTCGGTCGCGACTTGCTTGAAGCGCGATGCGTCACCATCAGCCTGCGAAACCACGCGTTGCTTGTAACCTTGGGCTTCTTCCATCAAGCGTGCGGCAGTACCGCTGGCCTTCGGAATCACGTCGTTGGCGTACGCTGTACCTTCGTTGATCAAGCGAGCCCGATCTTGCCGCGCCTTCACGGCATCGGCAAAAGCCGCCTGCACTTGTTCAGGCGGCTGTACGTCAGAAATATTGACGCGGGCCACAGCGATACCAGTGCCGTAACGATCCAGCAGATTCTGGATCAGTTCGCGAGTGTCTTCGGCAATCTTGCCGCGACCTTCGTTTAGCACGTAATCGACCTTGTTCTGACCGATCACTTCACGAATTGCCGTTTCCGCCGCTTGCTTGACCATGTCTTTACCGTCACGGTCAACAAAACGGTTGTCAAAAGCAAAGTCTTGAGCAGATTTGAGCGTGTACTGAACTTCCAGTTGCACCTGAATGATGTTCTGGTCGCCGGTGAGCATGATCGACTCATCGCCGCCACCGTCCGTGCGCCCGCCTACTTCCAGACTGCGGATTTCAGTGACATTGATGATTTCGCGGGTTTCAATCGGCCACGGATAGTGCCACTTCAGACCCGACTTGTTGACGGTCTCGACATAACGGCCAAATCGCAGAATCAGCGCGTTTTCGCGTTCATCAACGACATAAAAGCCGGACGCGAGCCACAGCACGATGACGACGCCGATAATCGCAAAAATGCCGGTACTGCCGCCAGGAATACCGCGTCCCGACCCCGAAGAAGGAGGTCGGTTGCCGCCCCCAAAAAAACGGGACAGCTTGTTAGTGAAATTGCGGATGATTTCGTCCAGATCGGGTGGGCCATCTTTGCGGCCACCACCCCACTGCGGATCGTTTTGACTCATGGGATCTTATTGTTCCTCGATGGGTTGACTCATTGCATCGACCAG
This genomic interval from Silvimonas soli contains the following:
- the bfr gene encoding bacterioferritin — its product is MQGKTSVIDALNRLLAAELTSIDQYFLHSQMYKNWGYHRLFERIDHERQDEIGHATKLMERILFLEGMPNVAARTALRIGTDVPTMLKNDLDTEYEVATALKATIALAEREQDYVTREMLVELLDDTEVDHAHWLEQQLFLLGAVGLHNYLQSQMGSGSPT
- a CDS encoding (2Fe-2S)-binding protein yields the protein MYVCICNGVTEKAIHVAVEKGARTFTQLQMATGAGTCCGQCTTCAKDTMMDAIEAEAIRGWEEMDAVAA
- a CDS encoding two-component system response regulator; its protein translation is MFAVEEQWPQPTILIVDDAVENIKLISHALQGMGELLFATNGPDALRVADSSRPDLVILDIEMPGMDGYAVCNALKANPYTSECAVIFVTAHEGTSWETQSLAAGGLDFLNKPLNVPICRLRVQNQLTLKRQKDQLAQTRRDLADLVHHLPSFVAFWGADTHNRYCNDQLGHWFGISASRMLGMTLDAVLNEETLLQLRPHWEEAMRGRTVTVEMTLFPSSSRRRFAQTTLVPNWQLGSVAGLLMVLTDITDRKLAERALWDEKERMRITLNSIGDAVIATDPQGLVTFVNPIAEEMTGWHTADALGKPIETVMELRDSNNGHVLRNPIYLALKEARIVGMALNCNLIALSGQQSAVEDSAAPIRNQAGEITGAIIVFRDASEARAMAIKMSYLASHDPLTGLPNRLLLQDRISHGLQVARWSQTHVAMLLLDLDYFKFINDSIGYTAGDDLLRQVARRLENVLTASGTIGRLGGDEFVILLPELRSITEADEAATKLLGAMTEPFELDGKQFNLSISVGISLFPDDSSDEETLMRHADVAMHRAKQDGRNRYRFFSTELEDLVLSRHLLERHLREALQEKRFEVFYQSKVDTRQGKVIGAEALVRMYNTDGELLMPARFISLAEETGLIVPLGKMVLETACRQAASWMAQGHPLKMSVNISAAQFSAGNLPQLIAETLNETGLPPAMLELEITEGTLMREADAAREILVALKELGVNISLDDFGTGYSSLAYLKRFPLDTLKIDQSFVRDMLNDTNDLAIIQTIVALGNTLGMELVAEGVELLEQAEKLGEIGCHIMQGYLYDKPKPAREWQFADPPAISWKSDS
- a CDS encoding CHASE domain-containing protein encodes the protein MQSNNPKWLPLAIVLIGLVFSTVLAHRQQIDNEKAAERRFLSRSGRAVDQINLQMHIYEYGLRGARGTIIGAGGANITRDRFKEYGESLDIGSEYPGARGYGFIRRVKPEEEAAFIASERNQDHPDFRISQFAPHSGEKYLVQYFVPENDKNPVIGLDLASEPSREQALLAAIKSGTATLSRPVMLTLPTGQSNRGFLMVLPVYRSGTTPATIAEREAATIGWVYTPLVVDEVMKRLDYRDGELSVTLSGQDSTGQTVQFFASPQSNLSAIGNLTYQADIQRYGQLWHVQIKATPRFIRSLNLLSPLEPALLVMACALLLAGLIYFYLLNVSRRLRASEAQSRLAAIVEGSNDAIIGKTLQGVVTSWNSAAQAMFGYSAQEAIGRTIRELVVPDDRAQEETDILDRVGRGESVPHFETIRQRKDGSTLPVSVTVSPIRGAHGQIEGAAKTVRDISVQKANEAQIMQLNATLEQQVEERTMQIQAFSALQQAILDSAGYSIIATDRDGTIKLFNPAAERLLGYEAGEMIGLETPALFHDPAEVAARAAVLSIELGRVVEPGFEVFTAKIQQGKTDSNEWTYISKDGKRVPVLLTTSSLRDEDGNIFGYLGMAVDLTTHKHDETILRQAKESAESATRAKSDFLANMSHEIRTPMNAILGMLQLLQQTELNNRQYDYTEKAESAAKALLGLLNDILDFSKVEAGKLELDPHPFMLDKLLRDIGVILSASAGQKDLEILFDIDAAVPEMVVGDALRLQQVLINLAGNAIKFTEHGEVVLSVRLKRRSNDLLTIFFSVRDTGIGINPEQLAAVFDGFSQAEVSTTRRFGGTGLGLAISQRLVHLMGGQLKVESQLGKGSTFHFEVTLQAAVQEAITPSTSALANLRGVRALVVDDNASARGVISRMLDSLGWHADLAESGAAALSLLEQSIQRGRVYDVIFVDWAMPEMDGWQTAEHIRQISPANTSPLIVMVTAYGREMLAQRLASEQALLDGFLVKPITTSTLFDAVADARANQNLQFAAAPATQPRMQRLTGLRLLLVEDNPTNQQVARELLRNEGALVDVAGGGIEGVAAVQAANPQYDAVLMDIQMPDMDGYAATREIRHKLGLRTLPIIAMTANAMASDRIACLDAGMDEHIGKPFDLNQLVAVIKQFTRVGAPLLPTPPALQKTSGVIPQAALKLSGERGLDISVALARLGGDLPLFEWALGSFLGASTQNAEQLKQWQVGDPEDTLARLLHTLKGTAGTVGATDLALQVRQAEIAMREGQNSSKLSDLLVSIQAALEQTCTDVKALADILQAANAPPAAPPPSNPRLAAELENLSRLLATANMQAMQVFEQIKNGLSAVYPEHSEKIGQAIDTLDFQSAHSHCEDVLEQLKT
- a CDS encoding adenylosuccinate synthase; translated protein: MSRNVVVVGTQWGDEGKGKIVDWLTDHAQGVVRFQGGHNAGHTLVVGGKKTVLRLIPSGILHANKACFIGNGVVLSPEALLKEIDELSAAGIDVASRLRISEACPLILPYHIALDQARESAAGEAKIGTTGRGIGPAYEDKVARRAIRLQDLFHEERFAAKLKENLEYYNFLLTQYFKAPALDFQQVYDQTLSFAARIKPMMADVSRTLYDLNKEGKAILFEGAQGTLLDVDHGTYPFVTSSNCVAGAAAPGAGVAPQMLQYVLGIVKAYTTRVGSGPFPTELFDEVGAGLAKRGNEFGSVTGRPRRCGWFDAAALKRSIQINGVSGLCVTKLDVMDGIETINLCVGYKVDGKVVDILPVGAEEIARCEPVYEEMPGWKESTFGIKRLEDLPANARAYLKRVEEVCEAPVDMISTGPDREETIVLRHPFGH